One Eurosta solidaginis isolate ZX-2024a chromosome 5, ASM4086904v1, whole genome shotgun sequence DNA segment encodes these proteins:
- the LOC137252377 gene encoding uncharacterized protein, whose translation MYKSLPSLWQVKSKDYCNRIKKNHDYATLIEKLKEVDPDATKDTVIKKISSLRAQYRRESKKKRDSLKSGAGAEDEYVPTLWCYDLLCFLKDQEEPLAGVTTMQDEKTNTFEEFTVRPSKRKFSEEDTLIKIDNSKMDNKKFLSEFIEMYKSFPSLWQVKSKDYCNRIKKNNDYATLIEKLKEVDPDATKDSVIKKISSLRAQYRRESKKKRDSLKSGAGAEDEYIPTLWCYDLLCFLKDQEEPLAGVTTMQDEKTNTFEEFTVRPSKRKVSEEDTLIKIDNSKMDNKKFLSEFIEMYKSLPSLWQVKSKDYCNRIKKNHDYATLIEKLKEVDPDATKDTVIKKISSLRAQYRRESKKKRDSLKSGAGAEDEYVPTLWCYDLLCFLKDQEEPLAGVTTMQDEKTNTFEEFTVRPSKRKFSEEDTLIKIDNSKMDNKKFLSEFIEMYKSFPSLWQVKSKDYCNRIKKNNDYATLIEKLKEVDPDATKDSVIKKISSLRAQYRRESKKKRDSLKSGAGAEDEYIPTLWCYDLLCFLKDQEEPLAGVTTMQDEKTNTFEEFTVRPSKRKVSEEDTLIKIACERLANSREPTEGDSLGQSWASQYSEMEASQKTIARKIISDVLFQGCFGALEFRHAIQIQNVFNPSQILTPNVISQYPMRTSTQLNYAVPQHMQNYTIRVPTPLSSGSSINSSRMSPQVTQNVRIVEDTSSINSSSVENLQNLFASFETDE comes from the exons atgtataaatctttgccatcattgtggcaagtaaaaagcaaagattattgtaatagaattaaaaagaatcatgattatgcgactttaatcgaaaaattgaaagaagtagatcctgatgccacaaaggatacagttataaaaaaaataagtagtttgcgggcgcaataccggcgtgaatcaaaaaaaaagagagatagtttgaagtctggtgctggtGCCGAGGATGAATATGTTCCTACTCTTTGGTGCTATGATTTGCTATGCTTTTTGAAAGATCAAGAAGAACCTTTGGCAGGCGTTACCACAATGCAGGATGAAAAGACAAACACATTTGAg GAATTCACTGTTCGACCaagcaaaagaaaattttctgaagaagATACACTTATTAAAATTGACAACtctaaaatggacaataaaaaatttctgagtgaatttattgaaatgtataaatctttcccatcattgtggcaagtaaaaagcaaagattattgtaatagaattaaaaagaataatgattatgcgactttaatcgaaaaattgaaagaagtagatcctgatgccacaaaggattcagttataaaaaaaataagtagtttgcgggcgcaataccggcgtgaatcaaaaaaaaagagagatagtttgaagtctggtgctggtGCTGAGGATGAATATATTCCTACTCTTTGGTGCTATGATTTGCTATGCTTTTTGAAAGATCAAGAAGAACCTTTGGCAGGCGTTACCACAATGCAGGATGAAAAGACAAACACATTTGAg GAATTCACTGTTCGACCAAGCAAAAGAAAAGTTTCTGAAGAAGATACACTTATTAAAATTGACAACtctaaaatggacaataaaaaatttctgagtgaatttattgaaatgtataaatctttgccatcattgtggcaagtaaaaagcaaagattattgtaatagaattaaaaagaatcatgattatgcgactttaatcgaaaaattgaaagaagtagatcctgatgccacaaaggatacagttataaaaaaaataagtagtttgcgggcgcaataccggcgtgaatcaaaaaaaaagagagatagtttgaagtctggtgctggtGCCGAGGATGAATATGTTCCTACTCTTTGGTGCTATGATTTGCTATGCTTTTTGAAAGATCAAGAAGAACCTTTGGCAGGCGTTACCACAATGCAGGATGAAAAGACAAACACATTTGAg GAATTCACTGTTCGACCaagcaaaagaaaattttctgaagaagATACACTTATTAAAATTGACAACtctaaaatggacaataaaaaatttctgagtgaatttattgaaatgtataaatctttcccatcattgtggcaagtaaaaagcaaagattattgtaatagaattaaaaagaataatgattatgcgactttaatcgaaaaattgaaagaagtagatcctgatgccacaaaggattcagttataaaaaaaataagtagtttgcgggcgcaataccggcgtgaatcaaaaaaaaagagagatagtttgaagtctggtgctggtGCTGAGGATGAATATATTCCTACTCTTTGGTGCTATGATTTGCTATGCTTTTTGAAAGATCAAGAAGAACCTTTGGCAGGCGTTACCACAATGCAGGATGAAAAGACAAACACATTTGAg GAATTCACTGTTCGACCAAGCAAAAGAAAAGTTTCTGAAGAAGATACACTTATTAAAATTGCATGCGAGAGACTTGCCAACAGCCGCGAACCCACAGAAGGTGACTCCTTGGGTCAATCGTGGGCTTCGCAATATAGTGAAATGGAGGCCTCCCAGAAAACGATTGCGCGAAAAATCATATCAGATGTTTTATTTCAAGGTTGCTTTGGAGCATTGGAATTTAGACACGCGattcaaatccaaaatgtttttaaCCCAAGTCAAATATTAACACCAAATGTCATTTCGCAATACCCAATGCGCACGTCTACGCAACTTAACTACGCGGTGCCCCAACACATGCAGAATTATACAATAAGAGTTCCGACTCCTTTAAGTAGCGGCTCGTCCATAAACAGTAGTAGAATGTCACCTCAAGTCACACAAAACGTACGAATCGTTGAAGATACATCATCCATTAATTCGAGCTCGGTAGAAAACTTACAAAATTTATTTGCATCGTTTGAAACggacgaataa
- the LOC137252387 gene encoding uncharacterized protein: protein MQINFLPQTEKDRKVEAKNFDARWNFPNCVGAIDGKHVNITKPPGSGSFYYNYKKKFSIILMAVVNANYEFLMVDVGTNGRASDAGLFSETKFFSSLKNKTLKIPDPQPLPNCEEKLPFVFVADDAFPLLENIMKPFSHNTLKEEEIIFNYRLSRARRIVENCFGILASRFRILLQTINLSPEKVTKIVLTSCYLHNFLRRQNEETYFEGGFDVEETDPGAIEYADWHNDHGLTALQTSSAKNASNLAKTTREKYCNYFNTVGAVPWQNNILNIRK from the exons ATGCAAATAAATTTT cTTCCACAAACAGAAAAAGATCGGAAGGTAGAAGCGAAAAATTTTGATGCACGCTGGAACTTCCCAAATTGTGTAGGCGCAATTGATGGAAAACACGTCAATATAACAAAGCCACCTGGATCTGgatctttttattataattataaaaaaaaattttccatcatTTTAATGGCAGTGGTTAATGCTAATTACGAATTTttgatggtggatgttggcacaaATGGAAGAGCgtctgatgccggtctttttagcgaaacaaaatttttttcatctctaaaaaataaaacattgaaaatTCCTGACCCTCAGCCGCTTCCAAACTGCGAAGAAAAACTACCATTTGTATTCGTAGCTGACGATGCTTTTCCCCTGTTAGAAAATATCATGAAGCCATTTAGCCACAACACACTCAAGGaagaagaaataatttttaactacAGGCTTTCTCGGGCGAGAAGAATTGTTGAAAACTGTTTTGGCATTTTAGCATCAAGATTTAGAATTCTCCTACAAACTATTAATTTAtcaccagaaaaagtcacgaaaattgTGTTAACCAGTTGCTACTTGCATAACTTTTTACGGAGGCAAAATGAGGAGACGTATTTCGAAGGTGGATTCGATGTTGAAGAAACAGATCCCGGAGCGATAGAATACGCCGATTGGCATAATGACCATGGACTTACAGCTCTTCAAACTTCAAGTGCAAAGAATGCatccaatttagcaaaaactactcgagaaaaatattgtaattattttaatacagtGGGAGCAGTTCCGTGGCagaacaatatattaaatataagaaagtga